A window of Actinomadura viridis genomic DNA:
CTCGCGTACAGCGCGGCGCCGGAGGGGTTGTGCAGGCGGGCCTCGCGGAAGATCAGCTGGCCGCCCACCCGGGCACCGGGCAGGCGCACCTCGCCGTCGGCGGTGAAGCCCTGGTCGCAGTAGACGTTGGCGTCCACGGTGAGCCGGTCGGCCAGCAGCGCGTCCCCGCCCGGGTTGAGCAGGTGGACGCCGGACATGTTGAGGATGCCGGCGATGTGCGCCCCGTCCAGCCACAGGCCGCCCGAGACGCGGCTGCCCTCCAGCCACAGGTGGCCGTCCACCCGGGCGCCGGAGGCCACCAGGCCGGGCAGCCGGCAGCGCATCATGTGGACGCTGTTCATCCTGGCCCAGTAGAGGTGCGGCGCCTCGTCGAACGAGCAGCCGGTGAGGGCCAGGGGCACGGACACGTCCGCGTGGCCCAGGTTGAGCGCGCCGATGATCCGCGCGCCGGTCAGCCGGACCGCGGCCACGTGCCCCGACTCCGGCTCCACGGCCCCGGCCAGGAGGGCGACCAGGACCTCGGCGCGGACGAGGCGCTCGCGTCCCCAGTGGTCCGACAGGGTCGGGTCGTTCATCGCCGGGTCGCCACTGGACAGGTCGACGGATTCACCTCGCGGGAACGCCTCCCACAAGCGGCGCTCCGGGGGTGACAGCTCATCGATGTTCATCGGACGACTCCGGGGGTGCTGGTGGTCCTGCTCATGGCCATGGTGCCGTACGCTGCTGACGGTAAGGGAAACCGCAGTTCAGAAGGGGGCGCTCGTGGCCCGCGTGGTCGTCGACGTGATGCTGAAGCCGGAGATCCTCGATCCGCAGGGGCAGGCGATCGCCCGCAAGCTGCCGCAGATGGGGTTCGACGGTGTCGGCGCCGTGCGCCAGGGCAAGCGGTTCGAGCTGGAGCTCGACGGCCCGGCGGACGATGAGGCGCTGGAGCGGGTGCACAAGATCGCCGAGACCCTCCTGGCGAACCCGGTGATCGAGAACTTCGAGGTCCGCGTCCTCTGACGCGGTCCCGTCCGGCGGTTACGCGCGAAAGCCCCGGGTAAGCCTTTCCTTGCCCGGGGGTCGGGGCCCGGCCGGAGGGCCGGTGGACGAGCGCGAGGTGGCCGGTGGATCTGAGGTTCTCGCTCGCGGTGCCGCGCGAGGCGCCGAGCATCCCGATGATCCGGCGCGTCGTGGGGGACGCGCTGCGCGGTCTCGGGGTCGCCGAAGACTGCGTGACCGACATCCTCGTGGCCGCCTCCGAGGCGTGCACGAACGTCGTCCAGCACTCCCGGGCCGACGGCGGCTTCACCGTGGCCGGCCAGGTGGCCGGCGGCACCTGCCAGCTGAGGATCACGGACCGGGGACGCGGCCCGCGCCCGGTGCCGCCGCCGAAGGAGCTGGACGATTTGTCCGAATCGGGGCGCGGGATTAGGATCATGCGGGCGCTGATGGACGATCTGAGCATCGACTCGGTGCCCGGGAGCGGTACCGTCGTCCAGCTTCGGAAGCGCCTGACCTGGCGTGACGAGAACCCGATCGGACGACTTGGGCACCGCCTCCTGCACAGTGCCGGGTAGATTGGGACCCGCGCGGGGGGAACGCGCCCCGCACCGGTGAATGGGCACCGGTCCATGGGTGCCGTGAACGGAGACGGTGTCCGGCAGAGCCGCCCGGTGGCGCTGCCCGGCGGAGAGCCGCCCGGCCCGGCCGCCCTCATTTCGGAGGAAGAACAGATGGACGCTGCCCGGGTGGGGGTCATCACCTTCCCTGGTTCCCTCGACGACCGCGACGCCGCACGAGCCGTGCGGCTCGCGGGGGCCGAGCCGGTCGCCCTCTGGCACGCCGACCACGACCTGCGGGGGGTCGACGCCGTCGTGCTGCCCGGCGGGTTCTCCTACGGGGACTACCTGCGGGCCGGGGCGATCGCGCGGTTCGCGCCCCTCATGAGCGAGCTGGTCGGCGCCGCCAAGGCCGGACTGCCGGTCCTCGGCGTCTGCAACGGCTTCCAGGTGCTGTGCGAGTCGCACCTGCTGCCGGGCGCGCTGCTGCCGAACGCGGGGCTGCACTTCGTCTGCCGCGACCAGCGGCTGCGGGTGGACAACGCCGAGACGGCCTGGACCGCCGACTACAGCGAGGGCCAGGAGCTGGTCATCCCGATCAAGAACCGGGACGGCCGCTACACCGCCGATCCGGAGACCCTCGCCGAGCTGGAGGCGAGCGGCCGGATCGTGGCCCGCTACCTCGACCTGAACCCGAACGGATCCCTTGAGGACATCGCCGGGATCTGCAACGAGGCCGGCAACGTGGTCGGTCTCATGCCCCACCCCGAGCACGCCGTGGAGTCCCTGACCGGCCCGTCCACCGACGGGCTCGGCTTCTTCACCTCGATCGTCAAGAGACTGGTCAACGCATGAGCGAGCAGCCACCCCACCCGCGCGGCACCGCGGACGCCGCCTCCGGGACCTCGTCCGACGAGCCGAGCCTGGAGTGGCTCGGCGAGCTGCGGTCCGACGCCGACGACCCGGAGCTGCAGCCGGTCGATCCGTCGGTGACCCAGGCGTACGAGGCCATCCTGGAGGAGGGCGCCCGCGAGGCCGGGACCGAGACCGCCCCGCAGCCTGCCGTCTCCGACACCGGGCCTCAGCAGGCCGTCTCCGACACCGGTCCGCAGGCGGCGGTGTCCGGCACCGGCCCGCAGCCCGCGGTGTCCGGCACCGGCCCGCAGGCGGCCGTCTCCGGCACCGGGCCCCAGCCCGCCGTCTCCGACACCGGCCCGCAGCCCGCCGTGCCCGGGTACGCGGCCGAGCCCGGCGCGTCCGGCCGGCCCGCACCGGAGCCGGAGACCCCGGCCGCGCAGGGCGGCGAGGCCCCCCGCGAGGCCCCCGCCGGGCCCGAGCGGACGGCTCCCGACCCGGCGCCCGCCCGCCCGGAGACCCGTCCGGAGACCCGTCCGGAGGCCCGGCCCGCCGCCCCGGCCCCCGCGACGGCCGCCGAGATCCTGGAACGGCTCGGCGACCCCTCACGCGTCGGTACGCAGGGCGAGGGCCCCGAGCACCCGCCCGCGGCCCCCGAGCCCGTCCCGGCCCCCCTGGCGGCCCCCGTGCCCGCTCCCGTTCCGTCCCCTGACGTGACCGCCGAGGAACGGCCCGCGACCGCCGCCTCCCCGTCCGCGTCCGATGACCCGCCCGCCCCGTCCCCTTCCCAGGCGCCCGTCCCGGAGCCCGGCACGGACACGGTCGCGGTCGCCGCCGCGACGCCGGACCGCCCGCTGCCGTACGCCGAGCTGGGCATGAACGACGAGGAGTACCAGCGGGTCCGGGACATCCTGGGCCGCCGCCCCACCTCGGCCGAGCTGGCGATCTACTCGGTCATGTGGAGCGAGCACTGCTCCTACAAGAGCTCCAAGGTCCACCTGCGCCAGTTCGGCGAGAAGGCCCCCAAGACCGACGCGCTGCTGGTCGGGATGGGGGAGAACGCCGGTGTCGTGGACGTGGGCCAGGGCTGGGCGGTCACCTTCAAGGTGGAGTCGCACAACCACCCGTCCTACGTCGAGCCGTACCAGGGCGCCGCGACCGGCGTCGGCGGCATCGTCCGCGACATCATGTCGATGGGCGCCCGCCCGGTCGCGGTGATGGACTCGCTGCGGTTCGGCCCGGCCGACGCCCCCGACACCCAGCGGGTGCTGCCCGGCGTCGTGGCCGGGGTCGGCGGCTACGGCAACTCCCTCGGCCTGCCCAACATCGGCGGCGAGACCGTCTTCGACTCCTGCTACGCGCAGAACCCCCTCGTCAACGCGCTGTGCGTGGGCGTCATGAAGCACGAGGACATCAAGCGGGCGATCGCCCCCGGCCCGGGCAACCAGGTCATCCTGTTCGGCGCCGGCACCGGCCCGGACGGGATCGGCGGCGCCTCGGTGCTGGCCTCCGCGACGTTCGACGAGGAGTCCCAGGCCAAGCGGCCCAGCGTGCAGGTCGGCGACCCGTTCATGGAGAAGCTGCTGATCGAGTGCTGCCTGGAGCTGTTCCGCGAGGACCTCGTGGTCGGCATCCAGGACCTCGGCGCGGCCGGGGTCTCCTGCGCCACCACCGAGCTGGCCGCGGCCGGCACCGGCGGCATGCGCGTCGAGCTGGACGCCGTGCCGCTGCGCGACGCGACCCTGCGCCCTGAGGAGATCCTCATGAGCGAGTCGCAGGAGCGCATGATGGCGGTGGTCGAGCCCGGCAAGGCCGACCGCTTCCTGGAGATCTGCGCGAAGTGGGAGATCCCGGCGACCACCATCGGCACGGTCACCGACACCGGCCGGCTGGTGATGACCTGGCGCGGCGAGACCATCGTCGACATCCCGCCCACCACGGCCGCCGACGAGGGGCCGGTCTACGAGCGGCCGTACGCGCCGCCCGCCGACCTGGGCGCCCTCCAGTCCGACACCCCGGGCCGCCTGACCCGCCCGTCCAGCGCCGACGAGATCCGCCGTACCGTCCTGTGGCTGGCCGGCTCGCCCAACCTGGCGAGCAAGACCTGGGTCACCTCGCAGTACGACCGGTACGTGCTGGGCAACACCGTCCTCGCCATGCCCGAGGACGCCGGCGTGGTCCGGATCGACGACTCGTCCGGGCTCGGCATCGCACTGTCGCTGGACGGCAACGGCCGCTACACCCGCCTCGACCCGTACGCCGGGGCCCAGCTGGCGCTGTCGGAGGCGTTCCGCAACGTCGCCGCCACCGGTGCCCGCCCGCTCGCGGTCACCAACTGCCTCAACTTCGGCTCGCCGGAGGACCCGGGGGTCATGTGGCAGTTCGCGCGCGCGGTGGAGGGGCTCGCGGACGGCTGCCAGTACCTCGGCGTCCCCGTCACCGGCGGCAACGTCAGCTTCTACAACCAGACCGGCACCACGCCGATCAACCCCACCCCGGTCATCGGCGTGCTGGGCGTGCACGACGACGTGCGCCGCCACGTCAACATGTCGTTCACCTCCGACGGCGCCACGCTCGCGCTGCTCGGCCTGACGCGCGAGGAGTTCGGCGGCTCGGAGTGGGCGCACGTGGTGTACGGGCACCTGGGCGGGCTGCCGCCCATGGTCGACCTGGCCGCCGAGCGCGCGCTGGCCTCGGTGCTGATCGCCGCCGCCCGCGAGGGCCTGCTGACCGCGGCGCACGACCTGTCCGACGGCGGTCTCTCCCAGGCCCTGGTGGAGTCCTGCCTGCGCGGCGGGCTGGGCGCCAAGATCACCCTGCGCGGGGACGCGTTCGTCTCGCTGTTCAGCGAGTCGGTCGCGCGCGCCGTGGTCGCGATCCGGCCCGGCGGCGAGGGGCGCCTGGCACAGCTGTGCGAGGCCGCCGGGGTCCCGGTGTCGCAGCTCGGTGTGATCGGCGGCGACTCGCTGGACGTCTCGGCCCGCAACGCCGACGGGGAACTGGAGGAGCTGTTCTCCATCCCGCTGGTCGAGCTGCGGGACGCGCACGAGCGCACCCTCCCCAGCTACGCCGGCTAGGCGTACCGGCGAACGAACGCCCGGCCACCGTACGCGGTGGCCGGGCGTTCGCGTACCCGCCCGGCGCCGGTGCCGGCGCCGCGCGTCAGCGGCGCGTCACGCCGGACCGGACGGTGTCCTGCTCCGGTCGACGACGCAGAAGATGTTCCCGTCAGGGTCGGCGAGCACGACGAAGTCGGGGTCGGGCGGGTAGAGGTCCCAGTCGACCCTGCTCGCGCCCAGCCCGATCAGCCGTTCGACCTCGGCCTCCTGCTCGGCCGCGCTGTCCACGAACAGGTCGAGGTGGAGGCGGGGACGGCGTTCGGCGGGCGACTCGCTGAGCATCAGGCCCAAGGCCCGGCCCGATCCGTCCGCGTGCGCCAGCGTCCTCCAGGTCGGGCGCGCCCCCTCCGGTAGGGGGACCAGGTCCAGCGCCGAGGTCCAGAAGGCCACCGCACGGGGGAGATCGGTCACACCGATCACCGGGAATCCGAGTCTGAGCATGTGATCGAGCTTAGGGACTCGCCGGCCTGGCACGCATTCCCAACGGCCCGTGCACCCGATCAGAAGACCGAGATGTGCACGTGGTCGTAGTGGTTCGCGGTGACGCCGCCGCGGTTCTCCATGGAGCGCCAGCCGGGGCTGCGCATGTCGTAGATGCGCTGCTTCCAGATCACGTACTTGATGCCGAGCCTGCTGGCGTTGGAGATGGCGTACTGGGCGGTGCGGTCGCCCTGCGCGTTGCCGTTGGCGGAGGGCATCGAGCCGCCGGTGCTGACCATGAAGTCGCACGCCTGGCCGGTGGCGTGGTCCTGGGCGTCGACGCCGCCGCGGTAGCAGCCGATGGTCGGGTACGGCCCGAACTCGATGTCGAGGGTGTTCTTGACCTTGAGCATCCGGGGGGTGACGCTGCCCATGCCCACGCTCGGGGACTCGGGCTTGTACTTCTTGACCAGCTGGCGGATGCGGTTCTTCTCCTTGGAGAGGTCCCGGATCTCCTTCTCCAGGTCCCCCACCTTCTGCTGGTACTCCTTGCGCGTCTTCTCCTGCTCGTTCACCAGCTGCTGGATCTGCTGGACCTTGGCCGACTGGTTCTGCGCCACGTGGCTGGCCAGGGTCATGTTGCTGAGCATGTTGTTGGGGTCGTCGCTGGCCAGTACGGAGACGCTCGGGTCGACCCCGCCGGTCATGTACTGGTTGGCGGCCAGCTGGGCGACCAGGCCCTGGGCGACCCGCAACTGGGCGGTGAGCGACCTCGACTTCAGCTGGGCCTTCTTGATGCCGTACTGGGCGTCCTTCAGCTTGGCCAGGTCGCCGCCGTACTGCTTCTCCAGCTTCTCGATCTGGACGTTCAGCTTGCGGATGCGGCCGGAGTCGCCGGGCTCGGCCTGTGCGGGGGTGATGGTGGTGCCCGCGGTGAGCGGCAGGGCGCCGGCGAGCGCCACGAGTGCCAGGGCGGGACGCCGCAGCCGGGTGTGCCAACGGCGGGTGGAGTCGGGGGTCTCCGCCACGTCCTCTCCTCTCCTCATCGCCTACCGGGTTAGCTGACGGGTTCGGGCCGGAGTCAGCCCTATCACCAGGAGGTGAATTCACCCCGTCGAAGGCCCGGGGCGTTGAACGCCCCGGGCCCGCAGACTGTGGGTTCCCGGCTCCCGGGCAGCTGTGCCGCGGGACTCGGCTTGTCCGGCCGTTCCGACGGCCGAACGCCATCGAACTGTCAAGAACCGTCCGTATCCCGCCAAGATTAACGCGTGGAACGTGTGGAATGGTTCATCGGCCGAGAAGCACGGCTTTCTCCTGGGAGCCGGGCCATCCTACGTGACGGGATTCACAGTCCCGACTTGAAGACGAGCCTGTTGGCCGTTCCGCTGGGGAGCCGGCCGATTCGTCCCTTCGTGGAGTTGTCGTTCAGCCATTTCTGCACCTGGGGGAAGGTCGCTGAGCGGTTCCCGGCCAGGTAGAGGGCCGCGACGCCGCTCACGTGCGGGGCGGCCATCGACGTGCCGCTGATGGTGGACTTGCCGCCGCCGGGCCAGGTCGAGGTGATGCCGTAGCCGGGCGCGAAGATGTCGACGCACGAGCCGTAGTTGGACCAGGTGGCCCGGTTGTCGTAGATGGTCGTGGCGCCGACCGACATCACCCAGCCCGCGCTGGACGGGGAGGTGTTGCAGGCGTTCTGGTTCTCGTTGCCCGCCGCGACGGAGACGAAGACCCCCGACTGCGACAGCGCCTGCACGGCGGTGTTGAGGGCGGACGACTTGGGGCCGCCGAGCGACAGGTTGGCCACCGCGGGCTTCACGGCGTTCTTCTGGAGCCACTGCACGGCGGCCACGATGGTGGACATCGAGCCGTAGCCGTCCGCGTCCAGCACGCGCATGCCGCGCAGCTTGACGTTCTTGGCCACGCCGTAGCTCGAGGACCCGATGGTGCCGGCCACGTGCGTCCCGTGCCCGTTGTGGTCCCAGCCGTCACCGCCGAACTCGGGGGCGACCCAGGCGATCGAGGCCCGGCCGCCGAAGTTGGCGTGCGTGTGGGCGAGGCCGGTGTCGATGACGTAGGCGTTCACGCCCGTGCCGGTCGACTTGTAGGTGTAGGACTTCGACAGCGGCAGGACCCGCTCGTCGATCCGGTCCAGCCCCCAGGGCGGGGACGACTGGGTGCCGGACGCCTTCACGATCTGGTCCTGCTCGATCGCGGCCACCGCGGGGTCGCGGCGCAGCTTGTCGAGCTGGGTGGTGCTGAGCTTGGCGGCGAAGCCGTTCAGGACGCCGTCGAAGCGCTGCACCGAGCCGGCGCGGACGCGCTTGGCGGCCGCGGAGGTCGAGGACCCGGACTTCAGGGTCACGATGTAGCGGCCCGGTACGGGGGTGCCCTTGGCCGAGGTCACCTCGACGAGCTCGGGCTGGGGGGCTGCGAACGCGGGGAGGGTGGTGGCGGCACCGACGCACGAGGCGACCGCGCCGGCGATGAGCAGCCTTCGGGGGGTTTTCCGCAAGAGCTCTCCTTCTCTCAAGCGGGGACCGCACGCGGCGCCCGCGGCCGAGTCGATGCGATCGACCTCCGGCACCATATTGGATCTCTCGCAGAAAGAGCTGTTAAATCCGGCATTTCGGGGTGGGGGTGGCCTGAGTCGGCCTCGGCCGGTCTCGGCGGGTCAGCCGCGCGTCAGCTTCCCCTGGTAGCCGTACTGGCCGGCGCCCGCGCTCCAGGCGTAGACCAGGGAACCGTCCGCCTGCCTGGTCACCTTGACGGTGCCGCTCGTGCACGGCTTGGGGATCGCCAGCGTCATCTGCAGCGTGCGGTTGGTCCCCTTGGTGAAGGTGAGCGTTCCGGCGCAGCGGTTCTGCGGGTATACGGCGCGCGCCGTCTTGTTGCCCGGCTCGAACGTCACCTCGATGGGGAACGAGGCGCCGCGCCCGCTGTTGACCGCGGTGCCCTTCCACGTGCCGGCGAACCCCTCGGGGACGGTCGTCACCGGACGGTCGTCCACCGCGTTGGCCTGCCCGGCCCGCGGCGGGGTGTCGTCCTCGCCGCGCAGCTGGGGCCACAGCACCAGGGCGATGATCGCGACACCGACCAGCACCCCGATCGTGAGCGAGAGCGCCACGCCCAGCAGGTGGTTGCCGGGCTTGAAGCGGGTCAGGTTCGCCAGGAACGGGGGCATGCCGCGGCGGGGTTCCTCGGGGGGAATCGACAGGATCGCGGTCGAGTCGCGCTCGTCGTGGCGGTGCGATCCCAGGCCCGGGATGAGGTGCGGCGTGGGTTCGGTCCGGTCGGACGGGTCCGGCGGCGGGGCGGAGGGCAGCGCCGGCATGGCCTGCGTGGCCGGTTCGGGCGACGCGGCGTCCTCGGGGAACGGTCCGATGCGCGGGGTGTCGACGCGCGTGGCGTCCGGATCGTTCTGGGGGGACCAGGAGCCTTGCCGGAGGTCGCCGGAGAACGGGGTCGCCGACGGCGGGGCGGGCGCCGCGAGCGGCATCGAGGGCGGCATCGAGGGCGGCTCGGCGGCGGCGGGCGCGGGGGACGGCGCGGACGGCGGCTCGGGCGACGGAGCGGACGAAGGGGCCGGTGAAGGAGCCGGGGAAGGAACGGGCGGCGGCGCGGGGGCGGGGTCCGGCGCCGGAGCCGGCTGGGGCTGGGCGGAGGCCGGGGAGCTCTTGGCCAGCGCCCGGCCCTCGGCGGCCAGCGACTCGGGCATCCGGGCGGCCAGCGGGGCGGAGTCGTCCAGCAGCCGTTCGAGCAGCCCCGCGGCGGTGGGCCGCGCGGCCGGGTCCTTGGCGAGCGCGGAGGTGACGGTGTCGCGCAGCACCTCGGGCAGCGCGGTCACGTCCGGCTCGTCGTACATGATCCGCTGCATCACCTCGGACGGCGAGCCCTCGCCGAACGGCGGGCGGCCGGCCGCGGCGAACAGCAGCGTGGCGGCCCAGGCGAACACGTCCGCGGCCGGGCCGACGCCCATCCCGCTCAGCTGCTCGGGGGCGCGGTACGACGGGTCCTCGCCGCTCCGGCCGGTGGCGGCGTCCACCGCCCGCAGCGCGGGGGCGACGCCGACGTCGCTCACCCTGGGGCCGTCCCGGCCGAGCAGGATGTTGGCCGGCTTGAAGTCGTGGTGGACCGCGCCGGCCCGGTGGATCGCGGCCAGGGCGACCGCGGTGCCGACCGCCAGCCGCTCGACGACGGCGGCCCCGCGCGGGCCCTCCTCGGCGACCAGCTGCGTCAGCGAGGGGCCGTCGACCCACTCGCTCACCACGTACGGGCGATCGCCCTCCACGGCGGCGTCCAGGATCCCGGCGGTGCAGAAGCCCGACACCCTGCGCGCGGCGGCGAACGCCCCGGCGAACGCGTCCCGGGCCTCCTGACCACCGCTCAGCCGCAGGTGCAGCAGCTTGACCGCGACGGCCCGGCCGGAACGGTCCCGGCCGAGAAAGACGGCGCCGTGCTCACCGACGCCGAGCCGGCCGCTGATCTCGTACTCGCCGAGTCCGCGCGGGTCACCGGGCTGCAGGGGCAGCGCCTCGGCCATCTACACAACCTCCGTGTTCTCCCGCCGGGGATCGGCTCCCCGGCCGGGTCCCGACCTGCCGCGCCCCCGCACCGGTGTAGGTCCCTTTTCTACCGGTTGGCGGGGTCTGTCGCAGACTCTGCCGCAGACATGGGCCCGGACCTGGAGCGGAACGGTAGCGTCGGTGGCGATGTCGCGAACACCCCTCACCCGTTCCGTTCTGGACGAGCAGCGCGCCGCGCTCGGCCTCCCGCCCCTCACCGGAGCCGGGGAGCCCGCCCAACTGCGCCGGTCGGCCCTGGAGGCCGTCCTGGCCGCCTGGGACGCGGGCGCCGAGCCGGTGCGGCCGGTCCTCAAGGGCGCCGTGCGCCATCTGCTCGACCGGCTCGCCGACCTCGCGCCCGGACGGTCGGTCGAGGTCCGGGTGCCTCCGTACGCCGCCGTCCAGTGCGTCGGCGGCCCGCACCATACCCGGGGAACGCCGCCGAACGTGGTGGAGATGGACGCCCCCACCTGGATCTCCCTGGCCACGGGCCGCCTGACCTGGGACGAGGCGATGGAGACCGGCCGGGTACGGGCGAGCGGGCAGCGCGCGGACCTGTCCGCCCACCTGCCGCTCCCGCCCGGCTGAGCACGTCACCGGCCGAGTCGTCCCCGGGCGCGTCCCGGCCGAGTGCGTCCCGGGCGCGTCCCGGGCGGGGTCAGCCGCGGGACGAGGCCACGTCGAAGGGGAGGACCACGAAGGGAAGGTTGCGCCGCACGCAGTCCCGCTGGGCCTCCTGGGTGGGATAGCGGGAGGTGTCGGCGCAGCCGGACACGCTGGTCCCCACCCACACG
This region includes:
- the purS gene encoding phosphoribosylformylglycinamidine synthase subunit PurS, which codes for MARVVVDVMLKPEILDPQGQAIARKLPQMGFDGVGAVRQGKRFELELDGPADDEALERVHKIAETLLANPVIENFEVRVL
- a CDS encoding ATP-binding protein; the encoded protein is MDLRFSLAVPREAPSIPMIRRVVGDALRGLGVAEDCVTDILVAASEACTNVVQHSRADGGFTVAGQVAGGTCQLRITDRGRGPRPVPPPKELDDLSESGRGIRIMRALMDDLSIDSVPGSGTVVQLRKRLTWRDENPIGRLGHRLLHSAG
- the purQ gene encoding phosphoribosylformylglycinamidine synthase subunit PurQ, producing MDAARVGVITFPGSLDDRDAARAVRLAGAEPVALWHADHDLRGVDAVVLPGGFSYGDYLRAGAIARFAPLMSELVGAAKAGLPVLGVCNGFQVLCESHLLPGALLPNAGLHFVCRDQRLRVDNAETAWTADYSEGQELVIPIKNRDGRYTADPETLAELEASGRIVARYLDLNPNGSLEDIAGICNEAGNVVGLMPHPEHAVESLTGPSTDGLGFFTSIVKRLVNA
- the purL gene encoding phosphoribosylformylglycinamidine synthase subunit PurL, translated to MNDEEYQRVRDILGRRPTSAELAIYSVMWSEHCSYKSSKVHLRQFGEKAPKTDALLVGMGENAGVVDVGQGWAVTFKVESHNHPSYVEPYQGAATGVGGIVRDIMSMGARPVAVMDSLRFGPADAPDTQRVLPGVVAGVGGYGNSLGLPNIGGETVFDSCYAQNPLVNALCVGVMKHEDIKRAIAPGPGNQVILFGAGTGPDGIGGASVLASATFDEESQAKRPSVQVGDPFMEKLLIECCLELFREDLVVGIQDLGAAGVSCATTELAAAGTGGMRVELDAVPLRDATLRPEEILMSESQERMMAVVEPGKADRFLEICAKWEIPATTIGTVTDTGRLVMTWRGETIVDIPPTTAADEGPVYERPYAPPADLGALQSDTPGRLTRPSSADEIRRTVLWLAGSPNLASKTWVTSQYDRYVLGNTVLAMPEDAGVVRIDDSSGLGIALSLDGNGRYTRLDPYAGAQLALSEAFRNVAATGARPLAVTNCLNFGSPEDPGVMWQFARAVEGLADGCQYLGVPVTGGNVSFYNQTGTTPINPTPVIGVLGVHDDVRRHVNMSFTSDGATLALLGLTREEFGGSEWAHVVYGHLGGLPPMVDLAAERALASVLIAAAREGLLTAAHDLSDGGLSQALVESCLRGGLGAKITLRGDAFVSLFSESVARAVVAIRPGGEGRLAQLCEAAGVPVSQLGVIGGDSLDVSARNADGELEELFSIPLVELRDAHERTLPSYAG
- a CDS encoding VOC family protein translates to MLRLGFPVIGVTDLPRAVAFWTSALDLVPLPEGARPTWRTLAHADGSGRALGLMLSESPAERRPRLHLDLFVDSAAEQEAEVERLIGLGASRVDWDLYPPDPDFVVLADPDGNIFCVVDRSRTPSGPA
- a CDS encoding S8 family peptidase, encoding MRKTPRRLLIAGAVASCVGAATTLPAFAAPQPELVEVTSAKGTPVPGRYIVTLKSGSSTSAAAKRVRAGSVQRFDGVLNGFAAKLSTTQLDKLRRDPAVAAIEQDQIVKASGTQSSPPWGLDRIDERVLPLSKSYTYKSTGTGVNAYVIDTGLAHTHANFGGRASIAWVAPEFGGDGWDHNGHGTHVAGTIGSSSYGVAKNVKLRGMRVLDADGYGSMSTIVAAVQWLQKNAVKPAVANLSLGGPKSSALNTAVQALSQSGVFVSVAAGNENQNACNTSPSSAGWVMSVGATTIYDNRATWSNYGSCVDIFAPGYGITSTWPGGGKSTISGTSMAAPHVSGVAALYLAGNRSATFPQVQKWLNDNSTKGRIGRLPSGTANRLVFKSGL
- a CDS encoding serine/threonine-protein kinase, whose product is MAEALPLQPGDPRGLGEYEISGRLGVGEHGAVFLGRDRSGRAVAVKLLHLRLSGGQEARDAFAGAFAAARRVSGFCTAGILDAAVEGDRPYVVSEWVDGPSLTQLVAEEGPRGAAVVERLAVGTAVALAAIHRAGAVHHDFKPANILLGRDGPRVSDVGVAPALRAVDAATGRSGEDPSYRAPEQLSGMGVGPAADVFAWAATLLFAAAGRPPFGEGSPSEVMQRIMYDEPDVTALPEVLRDTVTSALAKDPAARPTAAGLLERLLDDSAPLAARMPESLAAEGRALAKSSPASAQPQPAPAPDPAPAPPPVPSPAPSPAPSSAPSPEPPSAPSPAPAAAEPPSMPPSMPLAAPAPPSATPFSGDLRQGSWSPQNDPDATRVDTPRIGPFPEDAASPEPATQAMPALPSAPPPDPSDRTEPTPHLIPGLGSHRHDERDSTAILSIPPEEPRRGMPPFLANLTRFKPGNHLLGVALSLTIGVLVGVAIIALVLWPQLRGEDDTPPRAGQANAVDDRPVTTVPEGFAGTWKGTAVNSGRGASFPIEVTFEPGNKTARAVYPQNRCAGTLTFTKGTNRTLQMTLAIPKPCTSGTVKVTRQADGSLVYAWSAGAGQYGYQGKLTRG
- a CDS encoding sterol carrier family protein encodes the protein MSRTPLTRSVLDEQRAALGLPPLTGAGEPAQLRRSALEAVLAAWDAGAEPVRPVLKGAVRHLLDRLADLAPGRSVEVRVPPYAAVQCVGGPHHTRGTPPNVVEMDAPTWISLATGRLTWDEAMETGRVRASGQRADLSAHLPLPPG